The Myxococcota bacterium genome contains a region encoding:
- the gatB gene encoding Asp-tRNA(Asn)/Glu-tRNA(Gln) amidotransferase subunit GatB, with protein MAEGAAFKTPKGWEAVIGLEVHAQLKTQSKLFSSAPNAFGAPPNSQTTEVDLGLPGVLPVLNENAVELAVRAALGLGCELQPLSTFARKHYFYPDLPKGYQISQYDEPFAKRGAVPLEDDGEPRAIGLTRIHMEEDAAKNVHDDAVTGGGVTHVDLNRAGAPLIEIVSEPQIHSPAEAGAYLRSLRQVLRYLDVSDADMEKGQFRCDANVSVRRVGDPKLGTRTELKNLNSFRFVERAIAHEIERQVELIEAGGKVSQETLHWDDRAGKSSPMRGKEHADDYRYFPDPDLPPLRLEPAWLEAQRKKLPELPQARRARYREAFGLPAYDAAVLTEDRDVADFFEAVVQAHGQPKAVSNWVMRDVLAAATEAGKPLRELPLTPAHLVELLKLVDAGRITAASAREVFAEMAQSGQRAEAIVRARGLEAVSDAGALEEHARAVIAANAPQVAKYRAGDSKLLNFFVGQVMKATGGKADPARLREVLTRLLA; from the coding sequence ATGGCCGAAGGCGCTGCATTCAAGACTCCGAAGGGCTGGGAAGCGGTGATCGGGCTGGAGGTCCACGCCCAGCTCAAGACTCAGTCGAAGCTCTTCAGCTCGGCGCCCAACGCGTTCGGCGCGCCGCCCAACTCACAGACCACCGAGGTCGACCTCGGCCTGCCCGGCGTGCTGCCGGTGCTGAACGAGAATGCCGTCGAGCTGGCGGTGCGCGCCGCGCTGGGCCTGGGCTGCGAGCTGCAGCCGCTCTCGACCTTCGCGCGCAAGCACTACTTCTATCCCGACCTGCCCAAGGGCTATCAGATCTCGCAGTACGACGAGCCGTTCGCCAAGCGCGGGGCGGTGCCGCTGGAAGACGACGGCGAGCCGCGCGCGATCGGGCTCACGCGCATCCACATGGAAGAGGACGCGGCCAAGAACGTGCACGACGACGCGGTGACCGGCGGCGGGGTGACTCACGTCGACCTGAACCGCGCGGGCGCGCCCTTGATCGAGATCGTGTCCGAGCCGCAGATCCACTCGCCGGCCGAAGCCGGCGCCTACCTGCGCAGCCTGCGCCAGGTGCTGCGCTATCTCGACGTGTCCGACGCCGACATGGAGAAGGGCCAGTTCCGCTGCGACGCCAACGTCTCGGTGCGGCGCGTGGGCGACCCCAAGCTCGGCACGCGCACGGAGCTCAAGAACCTGAACTCGTTCCGCTTCGTCGAGCGCGCGATCGCGCACGAGATCGAGCGCCAGGTCGAGCTGATCGAGGCGGGCGGCAAGGTGAGTCAGGAGACTTTGCACTGGGACGACCGCGCGGGAAAGTCGAGCCCGATGCGCGGCAAGGAGCATGCGGACGACTACCGCTACTTCCCGGACCCCGACCTGCCGCCGCTGCGTCTCGAGCCCGCCTGGCTCGAGGCACAGCGCAAGAAGCTGCCCGAGCTGCCGCAGGCGCGGCGCGCGCGCTACCGCGAAGCCTTCGGGCTCCCGGCCTACGACGCGGCGGTGCTCACCGAGGACCGCGACGTGGCCGACTTCTTCGAGGCCGTCGTCCAGGCGCACGGTCAGCCGAAGGCGGTCTCCAACTGGGTCATGCGCGACGTGCTCGCGGCGGCGACCGAGGCGGGCAAGCCGCTGCGCGAGCTGCCACTCACTCCGGCGCATCTGGTGGAGCTCTTGAAGCTGGTCGACGCGGGGCGGATCACCGCCGCTTCGGCGCGCGAGGTGTTCGCCGAGATGGCGCAGAGCGGCCAGCGCGCCGAGGCGATCGTGCGCGCGCGCGGGCTCGAGGCGGTCTCGGACGCCGGCGCGCTCGAAGAGCACGCGCGGGCGGTGATCGCGGCCAACGCGCCGCAGGTCGCGAAATACCGGGCGGGAGACAGCAAGCTTCTGAACTTCTTCGTGGGCCAGGTCATGAAGGCCACGGGGGGCAAGGCCGATCCTGCGCGGCTGCGCGAGGTCCTGACCCGACTTCTCGCGTAG
- a CDS encoding glycosyltransferase, which produces MRRVLFLIPSLRLGGAERVVTLLLQSLPRSHFELHLGLVEHAGEFLSQIPADVTVHDLGAGRVRRALLPLARLTRRLRPDVIVPNLGYLNLLILAARPLLPRGTAVVPIEHTTLSVEVSEQGRPALWRAAYRLLYPRAQRIVACSHAIADDLVSSFGLDPARIRMIRNPIDESRIESALAHGSSPFSGDGPHVVGVGRLSAVKGYDRLIEAFALLVTGGIRAQLWLVGDGPDRAALEAQSAGLGLSDRVHFAGYQAEPYPWMRFAHVFAQSSRREGLPVAVLEAAACGARLVAFDCPGGTREIVSAIPGAQLVADGDVRGLARALARALGPEPPPRARLPEEFRLAHVIRDYTELLVNPEAAG; this is translated from the coding sequence AGCTGCACCTGGGGCTGGTCGAGCACGCGGGCGAGTTCCTGTCGCAGATCCCGGCCGACGTGACGGTGCACGACCTGGGCGCGGGCCGCGTGCGGCGCGCGCTCCTGCCGCTGGCGCGGCTCACGCGGCGCCTGCGGCCCGACGTGATCGTGCCCAACCTGGGCTATCTCAACCTCTTGATCCTGGCCGCGCGGCCGCTCCTGCCGCGCGGCACGGCGGTGGTGCCGATCGAGCACACCACGCTGTCGGTGGAGGTCTCCGAGCAGGGCCGCCCGGCGCTGTGGCGCGCGGCCTACCGGCTGCTGTACCCGCGCGCGCAGCGCATCGTGGCCTGCTCGCACGCGATCGCCGACGACCTGGTCTCGAGCTTCGGGCTCGACCCGGCGCGCATCCGCATGATCCGCAATCCGATCGACGAGTCACGCATCGAGTCGGCGCTCGCGCACGGCAGCTCGCCGTTCAGCGGCGACGGCCCGCACGTGGTCGGCGTGGGGCGACTCAGTGCCGTGAAGGGCTACGACCGGCTGATCGAGGCGTTTGCGCTGCTGGTGACCGGCGGGATCCGCGCGCAGCTCTGGCTGGTGGGAGACGGACCGGACCGCGCGGCGCTCGAGGCGCAGAGCGCGGGGCTCGGTCTCTCCGACCGCGTGCACTTCGCGGGCTACCAGGCCGAGCCCTACCCGTGGATGCGCTTCGCGCACGTGTTCGCGCAGAGCTCGCGCCGCGAGGGGCTGCCGGTGGCCGTGCTCGAGGCGGCGGCGTGCGGCGCGCGGCTGGTGGCCTTCGATTGTCCCGGCGGCACGCGCGAGATCGTCTCGGCCATTCCGGGCGCGCAGCTCGTGGCCGACGGCGACGTGCGCGGGCTCGCGCGCGCGCTGGCCCGCGCGCTCGGCCCCGAGCCGCCGCCGCGCGCGCGTCTGCCGGAAGAGTTCCGCCTGGCGCACGTGATTCGCGACTACACCGAGCTCCTCGTAAATCCCGAGGCTGCGGGATAA